In Methanothrix sp., a genomic segment contains:
- a CDS encoding PGF-CTERM sorting domain-containing protein translates to MKNVVVILAAALMLLVAVTTASAQETSKVPEAAEQVEESAKQVEEAAQHAENASADLMASAAEVENLTANTTEAENITQATEKVEQKAEEVSQAAAKADEAAEKAEEAAEKVPGFGAAFAVLGLLSAALITLRRA, encoded by the coding sequence ATGAAGAATGTAGTAGTGATCTTGGCAGCGGCCTTGATGCTGCTGGTTGCAGTCACAACTGCAAGCGCGCAAGAGACCAGCAAAGTCCCTGAGGCGGCAGAGCAGGTGGAAGAGTCTGCTAAACAGGTAGAAGAAGCGGCACAGCATGCAGAGAATGCATCAGCAGATCTGATGGCTTCCGCTGCCGAAGTGGAGAACCTGACCGCCAACACCACTGAGGCTGAGAACATAACCCAGGCGACAGAGAAGGTCGAACAGAAGGCAGAAGAGGTCAGCCAGGCAGCTGCCAAGGCAGATGAGGCTGCTGAGAAGGCAGAAGAGGCTGCAGAAAAGGTGCCCGGATTTGGAGCGGCCTTTGCTGTTCTTGGACTTCTGTCAGCAGCCTTGATAACTCTGAGAAGAGCTTAA
- a CDS encoding TrkH family potassium uptake protein, translated as MKIRIILRILGLLAVLLGTIMLIPGIVSAIYKEPLGVVAFGISSLLAIIAGLILKHFGERSDMGRKDAFAAVSFGWLMAGLIGALPYLLLGLGPVDAFFESMSGFTTTGATILSHYDSQYYWILSQEVVRSSLAYALVERATHQLIHWSPAGIIELGFGISLDFIDLLTIKGSYFGLLFWRSFSQFLGGLGIILLFIAILPNLGVAGRELYSVEGLGLMKEALTPRVKSAAKAFWGIYLGLAGLEALLLVAAGLPLFDSLCTSFSSISTAGFSPRAYSIAEYNSILVEAIICIFLLLGGTNFIIYHQIVLKKNLNYLLKDAEFRGYIFIMFIAIIILILFGQIPGGITNALRSSVFQVISTMTTTGFVNNFEYDAWSLAAKLVLLLLMTIGGCTGSTGGGMKVGRVIIVLKYVHAELIRSLHPKAVITIKMADKVVRENTVRAVVLFVQLYIMIFILATLIFSITESSNPQFGALSAISAAACSLGIIGPGFGVVAMDFNAVSDGGKILAVFCMYIGRLEILPVVLMFLPETWSE; from the coding sequence ATGAAGATAAGGATCATCCTCAGGATCCTGGGCTTGCTGGCTGTGCTTCTGGGCACAATCATGCTCATACCAGGGATCGTCTCCGCCATCTACAAGGAGCCCTTGGGTGTGGTGGCCTTCGGCATCAGCTCTCTTCTGGCAATTATCGCCGGCCTGATCCTGAAGCATTTCGGGGAGAGATCCGATATGGGGCGGAAGGATGCATTTGCAGCCGTCTCCTTCGGCTGGCTCATGGCCGGGCTGATCGGCGCTCTCCCCTACCTTCTTCTGGGATTGGGGCCAGTGGATGCATTCTTTGAATCTATGTCCGGCTTCACCACTACTGGAGCTACCATTCTCAGCCATTACGATTCGCAATATTACTGGATACTGAGCCAGGAGGTGGTACGCAGCAGCCTGGCCTATGCACTGGTGGAGAGGGCCACACATCAGCTCATCCACTGGTCTCCAGCGGGGATAATCGAGCTTGGATTCGGCATCAGCCTGGATTTTATCGATCTGCTAACCATTAAGGGAAGCTATTTCGGCCTGCTATTCTGGAGATCGTTCTCCCAGTTTCTGGGCGGCCTGGGAATAATCCTCCTGTTCATCGCCATCCTTCCCAACCTGGGCGTGGCGGGAAGGGAGCTTTACTCAGTTGAGGGCCTGGGGCTGATGAAGGAGGCCTTGACCCCCAGGGTGAAGAGTGCAGCGAAGGCCTTCTGGGGGATTTACCTGGGGCTGGCGGGGCTGGAGGCTCTGCTGCTGGTGGCCGCGGGCCTGCCCCTCTTCGACTCCCTCTGCACATCATTTTCAAGCATTTCCACTGCCGGCTTTTCCCCGAGAGCCTACAGCATTGCAGAATACAATAGCATTCTGGTGGAGGCCATAATCTGCATCTTTCTCTTGCTTGGAGGAACCAATTTTATAATATATCATCAGATTGTGCTGAAGAAAAATTTAAATTATCTTTTAAAAGATGCAGAGTTCAGAGGCTATATTTTTATTATGTTTATAGCTATTATAATACTAATACTCTTTGGGCAAATACCAGGTGGCATCACCAATGCCCTGCGCTCATCTGTCTTTCAGGTGATCTCTACCATGACCACCACCGGCTTTGTGAACAACTTCGAGTATGATGCCTGGTCTTTGGCGGCCAAGCTGGTCCTGCTGCTGTTGATGACCATTGGCGGCTGCACAGGGTCCACTGGTGGGGGCATGAAGGTAGGGCGGGTGATAATAGTGCTAAAATATGTTCATGCCGAGCTGATCAGAAGCCTTCATCCCAAGGCGGTCATCACCATAAAGATGGCGGATAAGGTGGTCAGGGAGAATACCGTAAGGGCTGTGGTTTTATTCGTGCAGTTGTACATAATGATATTCATCCTTGCCACTTTGATCTTTTCCATCACTGAATCATCAAATCCCCAGTTTGGCGCCCTCTCCGCTATCTCTGCTGCAGCATGCTCCCTGGGGATAATCGGTCCGGGCTTCGGGGTGGTGGCAATGGATTTTAATGCCGTATCCGATGGAGGAAAGATCTTGGCTGTATTTTGTATGTACATCGGCCGGCTGGAGATCCTTCCTGTGGTATTGATGTTCCTGCCGGAGACCTGGTCGGAGTAG
- a CDS encoding KamA family radical SAM protein: MTDRWDTCWDAAPGLYVLLKESKSLESARNKVARYIEAREWTYACDVSEIEAWDYTLFKEAVRTLKNIISPKNERITGTSSLEKLWVAAVNGDADVADDFVDEFIHLFKALKLKADVYPSRLMEGIDIPNFDEFEGRKAGIMRSDYLDQMGRRMDRYLSRYKSGLDPGIIEKREENKRRILDILNSSEDDWHDWHWQFRHIFKDDNGLNIIRQVIELDEEHESSIRLAIDNNVPFGVTPYYLHLMDKEPCDMDYAVRRQVFPPLSYVENMIAHRKDKMWAFDFMRERDTSPIDLVTRRYPRVAIVKPYESCPQICVYCQRNWEITSPLMVSAQAPMEKIEAALDWFLEHEEMMDILLTGGDPLVMSDSLIDRILSRLAQIPHLKNIRVASRMPATVRQRITEELCEILGYYQELGRRNLCLVTHFMHPYEITPETLAATGMVKRTGVEIYNQQVFTFANSRKFETASLRIILKQIGVDPYYTFNMKGKTEIEDYAVPIARILQERKEEARLLPGIFRTDEPVFNVPGLGKDHLRAWQNHELIAITSEGRRVYSFLPWEKNIAQVSPFVYTDVSIHRYLQRLIKRGEDPEDYRSIWYYY, from the coding sequence ATGACTGATAGATGGGATACATGCTGGGACGCAGCACCAGGGCTATATGTGCTGCTCAAAGAGAGCAAATCATTAGAGAGCGCACGCAACAAAGTAGCTCGATACATCGAAGCCAGAGAATGGACTTATGCCTGTGATGTGAGCGAGATTGAGGCATGGGATTATACCCTTTTCAAAGAGGCCGTACGAACGCTAAAAAATATAATATCACCAAAAAATGAACGCATCACCGGCACCTCTTCCCTGGAAAAATTGTGGGTGGCGGCAGTCAATGGCGATGCTGATGTGGCTGATGACTTCGTCGATGAGTTCATCCATCTCTTCAAGGCCCTGAAATTAAAGGCGGACGTGTATCCCTCCCGGCTGATGGAGGGAATAGATATCCCAAATTTTGATGAATTCGAGGGCCGGAAAGCGGGAATTATGCGCTCTGACTACCTGGACCAGATGGGAAGGCGAATGGATAGATATCTGTCAAGATATAAATCCGGGCTTGACCCGGGGATCATTGAAAAGCGAGAGGAGAATAAGAGGAGGATTCTCGATATCCTCAACTCCTCTGAGGATGATTGGCATGATTGGCATTGGCAATTTCGCCATATTTTTAAAGATGATAATGGATTAAATATAATCCGCCAGGTGATTGAGCTAGACGAAGAGCATGAGAGTTCTATAAGGCTGGCCATAGATAACAATGTGCCCTTTGGCGTTACCCCTTATTATCTCCATCTTATGGATAAAGAGCCCTGTGACATGGATTATGCCGTGCGCAGGCAGGTCTTCCCCCCGCTCAGCTATGTGGAGAATATGATAGCCCACAGAAAGGACAAGATGTGGGCCTTCGACTTCATGAGGGAGAGGGACACCTCTCCTATAGATCTCGTGACCCGGCGCTATCCCCGGGTGGCCATTGTCAAACCCTATGAATCATGTCCTCAGATCTGCGTCTACTGCCAGCGCAACTGGGAGATCACCTCCCCCCTCATGGTCTCGGCCCAGGCTCCTATGGAGAAGATTGAGGCGGCACTGGATTGGTTTTTAGAGCATGAAGAGATGATGGACATTCTTCTCACAGGCGGAGACCCCTTGGTTATGAGCGACTCCTTGATCGATAGGATCCTGTCCAGGCTGGCCCAGATTCCGCATCTGAAGAACATAAGAGTGGCCAGCAGGATGCCGGCCACAGTCCGTCAGAGGATCACTGAGGAGCTGTGCGAGATCCTGGGCTATTATCAGGAGCTGGGAAGGAGAAACCTCTGCCTGGTAACTCACTTCATGCATCCCTATGAGATAACACCGGAGACTCTGGCGGCAACAGGAATGGTGAAGAGAACGGGAGTTGAGATCTACAACCAGCAGGTCTTCACCTTTGCCAACAGCCGGAAGTTTGAGACGGCATCCCTGAGAATCATCCTGAAGCAGATTGGAGTGGATCCCTATTATACCTTTAATATGAAGGGCAAGACGGAGATCGAGGACTATGCCGTTCCCATAGCTCGTATCCTGCAGGAGCGTAAAGAGGAGGCAAGGCTGCTTCCCGGGATATTTCGCACCGATGAGCCGGTGTTCAATGTCCCCGGCCTGGGTAAGGACCACCTCCGGGCCTGGCAGAACCATGAGCTCATCGCTATCACCTCTGAGGGCAGAAGGGTGTACTCCTTCCTTCCCTGGGAGAAGAACATAGCTCAGGTCTCGCCTTTTGTCTACACTGATGTCTCCATACATCGATACCTTCAGAGGCTGATCAAGAGAGGTGAAGATCCGGAGGATTACAGGAGCATCTGGTATTATTATTGA